One window of the Granulicella arctica genome contains the following:
- a CDS encoding TolC family protein: protein MKGSRIVRRSFVGALLTAGAAAQQGVQPPPFTAPAPPMPSIRQSPGQQQVPAQQKPGVGPDAPLPQPDKTTVDLRNLAPLSMQPASPAEGSQSLQRTGDSSVLPNKEAPSGFNTRLFSLRGPYRAARVPELPAGSMVRFGGLVRDGKLYLSLHDAIALAIENNLDVEVSRYGLSLADTDVTRAQGGGTLRGIDLTVQQTAPGVGAATSPLLITATTGTTGSTNATIIDLSQVTQTGSGTQQNLSENGSSAFASGPALPLFDPTLIAEAGYLRRSDQSSLIDTTTGGSGGSGTASQTAPLDYVSTGIDYQQGFSTGAQIDAYVNNAAQVLYASGSQVDPFHAPSTSFTITQPLLRGRGREVNLRFIRIAKIDQKVSRLLFEEQLLETIYGVSRLYYDLVSLGENIGVKEESLAAAQKLYDDDKNQVDEGTLAPIELIRAQALLSSSRLDLIQAQGEYRQEEVILKEQLLRKLGDPTANVTTIVPTDKIIVPDAAPALDVPSLITDALANRPDLAQAGLQVKADEASVKGSKSSLKPLLNVYANVQTRGSSLVPYETLGSIGTGDVTVPAALTQGGLRLSTIYQGGVQLNMPLRNRIAQADYARDAIQLRQAQGRTAKLENDIRQQIENASIALENAHQAYGAAVESRNYQQQLLQAEIDKFTVGASTNFLIVQDEAYLAQARSTEVAARSDWMKAQISLDRALGNLLEKNNVVLEDAIQGQLR, encoded by the coding sequence ATGAAGGGGTCTCGGATAGTTCGGCGATCGTTTGTTGGCGCGCTGCTGACGGCTGGTGCTGCTGCCCAGCAGGGGGTGCAGCCTCCGCCGTTTACTGCGCCTGCGCCGCCGATGCCGAGCATCCGTCAGTCTCCGGGGCAGCAGCAGGTTCCGGCACAGCAGAAGCCTGGGGTTGGTCCGGATGCTCCGCTTCCGCAGCCGGATAAGACTACGGTTGATCTGCGAAACCTCGCACCGTTGAGTATGCAGCCTGCTTCGCCAGCAGAGGGGTCGCAGAGTTTGCAGCGAACCGGGGATAGTTCGGTGCTGCCGAATAAGGAAGCGCCGTCCGGATTCAACACGCGGCTTTTCAGTTTGCGTGGGCCGTATCGGGCGGCTCGTGTGCCGGAGCTTCCTGCGGGATCGATGGTGCGGTTTGGTGGACTGGTGCGGGATGGAAAGCTATACCTGTCGCTGCACGATGCGATTGCGCTGGCGATTGAGAACAACCTCGATGTGGAGGTGAGCCGTTACGGCTTGTCGCTTGCGGATACGGATGTTACGCGAGCGCAGGGTGGGGGAACGCTGCGGGGCATCGACCTCACGGTGCAGCAGACTGCTCCGGGCGTTGGCGCGGCTACGAGTCCATTGCTGATTACGGCTACTACGGGAACTACGGGTTCGACCAATGCGACGATCATCGACCTGTCGCAGGTAACGCAGACGGGCAGTGGCACGCAGCAGAATCTGTCTGAGAATGGGAGTTCGGCGTTTGCTTCGGGTCCGGCACTACCGCTGTTCGATCCGACGTTGATCGCGGAGGCTGGGTATTTGCGGCGTTCGGATCAGTCGTCCCTGATTGATACGACTACAGGCGGCTCTGGAGGAAGTGGCACGGCGAGCCAGACTGCGCCGCTCGACTATGTGAGTACGGGGATCGATTATCAGCAGGGATTCTCTACTGGTGCGCAGATCGATGCGTACGTGAACAACGCTGCGCAGGTGCTGTATGCGAGTGGATCGCAGGTCGATCCGTTCCATGCGCCAAGTACCTCGTTCACGATTACGCAACCTCTGCTTCGCGGTCGCGGGCGCGAGGTGAACCTGCGGTTTATTCGGATTGCGAAGATTGACCAGAAGGTCTCGCGGCTGCTTTTTGAGGAGCAGTTGCTGGAGACGATCTATGGTGTGTCGCGGCTGTACTACGACCTGGTTTCGCTGGGCGAGAACATTGGCGTGAAGGAAGAGTCGCTTGCGGCGGCTCAGAAGCTTTACGACGATGACAAGAATCAGGTAGATGAAGGAACATTGGCTCCGATCGAATTGATTCGGGCTCAGGCATTGCTGTCGTCGAGTCGGCTGGATCTGATCCAGGCTCAAGGCGAGTATCGGCAGGAAGAGGTGATTCTGAAGGAGCAATTGCTGCGAAAGCTTGGTGATCCGACTGCGAATGTGACGACGATTGTACCGACGGACAAGATTATCGTTCCTGATGCTGCACCTGCTCTGGATGTGCCATCGCTGATTACGGATGCGCTGGCGAATCGGCCTGATCTTGCGCAGGCTGGCTTGCAGGTGAAGGCGGATGAGGCTTCGGTCAAGGGCTCGAAGAGCAGCCTGAAGCCGCTGCTGAATGTGTATGCGAATGTGCAGACGCGCGGATCGTCGTTGGTTCCCTATGAAACTCTGGGGTCGATTGGGACTGGCGATGTGACTGTGCCTGCGGCGCTGACGCAGGGCGGGTTGCGGCTATCGACGATCTATCAGGGGGGTGTGCAACTGAATATGCCGCTGCGGAATCGCATTGCACAGGCGGATTACGCGCGCGATGCGATTCAGCTTCGCCAGGCGCAGGGACGGACGGCGAAGCTCGAGAACGACATTCGGCAGCAGATTGAAAATGCGTCGATTGCGCTCGAGAACGCTCATCAGGCTTACGGAGCGGCGGTTGAGAGTCGTAACTATCAGCAGCAGCTTTTGCAGGCGGAGATCGACAAGTTTACGGTAGGGGCGAGCACGAACTTTCTGATCGTTCAGGATGAGGCCTACCTGGCGCAGGCGCGGTCGACCGAAGTGGCAGCGCGGTCGGACTGGATGAAGGCCCAGATTTCACTGGATCGAGCGCTTGGGAACCTGCTGGAGAAGAATAACGTGGTGCTTGAGGACGCGATTCAGGGTCAGCTTCGGTAG
- a CDS encoding CYCXC family (seleno)protein — MKRWIGCLALGLLTVVASAQWSNPAEDVPAYNSAAPAKPLPPVLSGNQLSGPYFSHPYQVTAYKMAAKIPAVLHQQPCYCRCDREMSHNSLHSCFEGTHGAACSTCMREAVYAYQQTKKGRTAPQIRAGIERGEWQNVDLEAAAL, encoded by the coding sequence ATGAAGCGATGGATTGGCTGTCTGGCTCTTGGTCTCCTCACCGTTGTCGCCTCGGCGCAGTGGTCAAACCCTGCTGAGGATGTTCCGGCGTACAACTCTGCTGCTCCTGCGAAGCCTCTCCCTCCTGTTTTGAGCGGCAATCAGTTGAGCGGTCCCTATTTTTCACATCCGTACCAGGTGACTGCGTACAAGATGGCGGCGAAGATTCCGGCGGTTCTGCACCAACAGCCTTGCTACTGCCGATGTGATCGGGAGATGAGCCACAACAGCCTGCATAGCTGCTTTGAGGGGACCCATGGGGCAGCTTGTTCCACCTGTATGCGGGAGGCGGTGTATGCCTACCAGCAGACGAAGAAGGGTCGGACGGCTCCACAGATTCGGGCGGGGATTGAGCGTGGGGAGTGGCAGAACGTGGATCTGGAAGCGGCTGCGCTGTAG
- a CDS encoding EamA family transporter produces the protein MTWVFWALLSAGFAAATALLAKVGIAGVDSNLATAIRTSVILVFTWGIAIGLDKHHGLAQIGRRSWLFLVLSGVATGLSWLCYFRALQMGPASSVAPVDKLSVVLVIVFAALFLGERLTLLKAAGGSLIAIGALILAFA, from the coding sequence ATGACTTGGGTATTCTGGGCGCTGCTTTCTGCTGGTTTCGCTGCTGCTACGGCCTTGCTGGCGAAGGTCGGCATCGCGGGGGTGGATTCTAATCTTGCGACGGCTATCCGGACGAGCGTAATCCTGGTCTTTACGTGGGGAATTGCGATTGGGCTGGATAAGCACCATGGGCTTGCGCAGATTGGGCGGCGAAGTTGGTTGTTCCTGGTGCTGTCGGGGGTGGCGACGGGGCTTTCGTGGCTATGCTATTTTCGAGCGCTGCAGATGGGACCGGCATCGAGTGTAGCCCCGGTGGACAAGCTGAGCGTGGTGCTGGTGATTGTGTTTGCGGCACTTTTTCTGGGAGAGCGACTGACGCTCTTGAAGGCTGCGGGCGGGTCTCTGATTGCGATTGGGGCATTGATTCTTGCGTTTGCATGA
- a CDS encoding MATE family efflux transporter has translation MSATPMDTSATRQPTPTLWQSIKEALRGSHQDYTTGSLNRSILLLAIPMVLEMVLESLFAVVDVFWVSRLGANAIATVGLTESVLTLVFAVGMGLGMSTTAMVARRIGEKDTNGAAIAAVQAIFLGLIASAILGIPFFFLAHHLLAAMGASPAIIATGTGYTRIALGGSGVVLLLFLNNAIFRGTGDAAIAMRLLWVSNILNLILDPCLIFGLGPFPRMGVTGAALATFTGRGIGVLYQFYRLARGTERLCILACHLRLNATVLWRLVRVSFTGILQFLIGQASWIGLVRIVSLFGAPALAAYTIAIRIVIFAILPSWGLSNAAATLVGQSLGAGEPDRARNAVWRTGLWNMIFLGTVGLIFIVFAPWILGLFTTDSEVLRTGIPCLRIFSSGNIAYAYGMVLLQAFNGSGDTLTPTYVNLFGFWILEIPLAWVLAMHTALQVNGVYVSVVVAQAAIVLVSLYLFRQGKWAKQKI, from the coding sequence ATGTCCGCAACCCCAATGGATACCTCCGCCACCCGCCAACCGACGCCCACCCTATGGCAGTCCATCAAAGAGGCCTTGCGCGGCAGCCATCAGGACTACACCACCGGCAGCCTGAACCGGTCCATCCTCCTGCTCGCCATTCCCATGGTGCTCGAAATGGTCCTTGAGTCCCTCTTCGCCGTCGTCGACGTCTTCTGGGTGAGTCGCCTCGGGGCCAACGCCATCGCCACCGTCGGGCTCACCGAGTCGGTCCTCACCCTCGTCTTCGCCGTTGGCATGGGACTGGGCATGTCCACCACCGCCATGGTGGCACGCCGCATCGGCGAAAAAGACACGAATGGAGCAGCCATCGCCGCCGTGCAGGCCATCTTCCTCGGCCTTATCGCCTCAGCAATTCTCGGGATTCCATTCTTCTTCCTCGCGCACCACTTGCTCGCTGCCATGGGAGCATCCCCTGCCATCATCGCCACCGGCACCGGCTACACCCGCATCGCCCTCGGAGGATCGGGCGTCGTCCTTCTTCTCTTCCTCAACAATGCGATCTTCCGCGGGACCGGTGACGCCGCCATCGCCATGCGTCTCCTCTGGGTCTCGAACATCCTCAACCTCATCCTCGACCCCTGCCTCATCTTCGGACTAGGCCCATTCCCTCGCATGGGAGTTACCGGCGCTGCCCTCGCGACGTTCACCGGTCGAGGCATAGGCGTCCTTTACCAGTTCTATCGCCTCGCCCGCGGCACGGAGCGGCTTTGCATCCTCGCTTGCCATCTTCGCCTCAACGCCACGGTTCTCTGGCGACTCGTCCGTGTCTCCTTCACCGGTATCCTCCAATTCCTTATCGGCCAAGCCAGTTGGATCGGTCTCGTCCGCATCGTCAGTCTCTTCGGAGCGCCCGCCCTCGCCGCCTACACCATCGCCATCCGCATCGTCATCTTCGCAATCCTTCCCTCCTGGGGTCTCAGCAACGCCGCCGCTACCCTCGTCGGCCAAAGCCTCGGTGCCGGCGAGCCCGACCGTGCCCGCAACGCCGTTTGGCGTACTGGCCTCTGGAACATGATCTTTCTCGGCACCGTCGGCCTGATTTTTATCGTCTTCGCCCCTTGGATCCTCGGCCTCTTCACCACCGACTCCGAGGTTCTCCGCACCGGCATCCCCTGCCTGCGCATCTTCAGTTCCGGCAACATTGCCTATGCCTACGGCATGGTACTTCTGCAAGCCTTCAATGGCTCCGGCGACACCCTCACCCCAACGTACGTCAACCTCTTCGGCTTCTGGATACTTGAAATCCCTCTCGCCTGGGTTCTAGCGATGCACACCGCACTGCAAGTCAACGGTGTGTATGTCTCCGTAGTCGTAGCCCAAGCTGCCATCGTGCTGGTCTCCCTTTATCTCTTCAGGCAAGGCAAATGGGCAAAGCAGAAAATATAA
- a CDS encoding TPR end-of-group domain-containing protein, with the protein MEVVANADVAEIRSELRRILRSRAFQKANRSQRFLSYLVEAAISDPAVSVNEYAVALDVFDRPASYDSAVDATVRVEAGRLRSRLREYYLDEGQRAKVLIDIPKGHYEARFSLKEFEASAPDDMTIHQNADTVPVTPVSRMRSSATEQESGTGVRSRSISLRIALALFFCVCSVVGIEMFRDRRLEAKSSIHSMAVLPLRNLSGSTEQNYLAEGMTDELNTELARIPHLRVISHDSVVSAKLNGKSLSQIGKELDVDSVVEGSVFRYGDKVRITAQLTDARNDQQLWAASFEGETTDLIALQDSVAREIANRARLTFVLGPQVEGAPAQRRSPEAYDAYLRARYFLDRRDSKLSTEYFQRSIDLDPTFASAYAGLAEALEAALTLGMATPEAVKPRALAAAHRAIELDPQSGAAYAALGTIEFTQLWDWHHAEQDLLQGIQLSPGDSYPVAMYGLFLDAARRPEDAVLRMRQAKVMDPLSFWVARNLGSALYFAKRYDEALRELDRAKELQPDRSPVVDNWISWTYEMKGMRREAIQYDLAGLQRMRSADELASLQRTYQVRGWTAYWQLRLRQQTKEPMRECAAYERALDYLRLGERDRTIAQLQQAFDQHCFWMEMVEADPRFDQLRNERQFTALVRRIGVGQTKDE; encoded by the coding sequence ATGGAAGTAGTCGCTAACGCTGACGTCGCCGAGATAAGGTCCGAGCTGCGGCGGATTTTGCGGTCACGCGCCTTCCAAAAGGCGAATCGCAGTCAGCGTTTCCTGAGCTACCTGGTAGAGGCCGCAATCTCCGACCCCGCCGTCTCCGTCAACGAGTACGCTGTCGCGTTGGATGTCTTCGATCGCCCCGCAAGCTACGATTCCGCTGTCGACGCTACTGTGCGCGTCGAAGCCGGTCGGCTCCGCAGCAGGTTGCGTGAGTATTACCTCGATGAGGGCCAACGTGCCAAGGTGCTGATCGACATTCCAAAGGGGCACTACGAAGCCAGGTTTTCATTGAAGGAGTTTGAGGCGTCGGCTCCTGACGACATGACCATCCATCAGAACGCCGATACGGTTCCGGTCACGCCAGTATCCAGGATGCGCTCGTCAGCTACGGAGCAAGAGAGCGGCACAGGCGTTCGTTCGCGATCGATTTCATTACGCATCGCCCTGGCACTCTTCTTCTGCGTGTGTAGCGTGGTCGGGATCGAAATGTTTCGTGACAGGCGATTGGAGGCGAAGTCTTCGATCCACTCCATGGCGGTTCTACCGCTGCGAAACCTATCCGGCTCGACTGAACAAAACTATCTTGCCGAGGGTATGACGGACGAACTGAATACCGAGCTGGCGCGCATTCCACACCTGCGCGTCATCTCGCACGACTCTGTGGTGAGTGCAAAGCTCAATGGTAAATCGCTCAGTCAGATTGGGAAGGAACTGGATGTGGACTCCGTCGTGGAAGGAAGCGTCTTTCGCTACGGTGACAAGGTGCGGATTACTGCGCAGTTGACCGACGCACGGAATGACCAGCAACTATGGGCAGCCAGCTTCGAGGGAGAGACAACGGATTTGATTGCGCTGCAAGACAGCGTCGCCCGGGAGATCGCGAATCGCGCACGGCTGACATTTGTCCTGGGGCCACAGGTTGAGGGGGCCCCGGCGCAGCGTCGTTCACCCGAGGCGTACGATGCGTATCTGCGGGCACGTTACTTTCTGGATAGACGCGATTCCAAGCTCAGCACGGAATACTTCCAACGTTCGATTGATCTAGATCCCACCTTTGCCTCGGCCTATGCCGGCCTCGCGGAAGCGCTTGAAGCCGCGCTGACGCTGGGCATGGCAACACCTGAGGCGGTGAAGCCCAGGGCACTCGCAGCGGCACACAGGGCGATTGAACTTGATCCACAGAGTGGCGCGGCATACGCTGCGCTCGGAACGATCGAGTTCACGCAGCTCTGGGATTGGCATCATGCGGAGCAGGATCTCCTGCAAGGCATTCAGTTGAGTCCGGGAGACTCCTATCCGGTGGCGATGTACGGCCTGTTTCTGGATGCTGCGCGTCGTCCCGAAGACGCGGTCCTGCGGATGCGACAGGCCAAGGTCATGGATCCTCTCTCCTTTTGGGTCGCCCGAAACCTTGGTTCGGCGCTGTATTTCGCGAAAAGATATGACGAGGCTTTGCGAGAGCTGGATCGAGCAAAAGAGCTTCAGCCGGATCGGTCGCCTGTTGTCGATAATTGGATTAGCTGGACGTACGAGATGAAAGGGATGCGCCGCGAGGCCATCCAGTATGACCTGGCAGGCTTACAGCGGATGCGCTCCGCGGATGAACTCGCGTCGCTCCAACGCACCTATCAGGTTCGGGGCTGGACGGCGTATTGGCAGTTGCGCCTTAGACAACAAACGAAGGAGCCGATGCGAGAATGTGCAGCCTACGAGAGAGCCCTGGACTACCTCCGCCTCGGAGAACGGGACCGTACGATTGCCCAGTTGCAGCAGGCTTTCGATCAACATTGCTTCTGGATGGAGATGGTCGAGGCTGATCCCCGCTTTGATCAACTGCGCAATGAGCGGCAATTTACGGCCCTCGTTCGCCGCATAGGCGTCGGTCAGACGAAGGATGAATAG
- a CDS encoding ScyD/ScyE family protein: protein MKALSRIGGLTSAALLLTLFAAPCRAQLTPTSATVSASGLNGPRGLVFGPDGTLYIAEAGTGGSNSTNGACAQVVGGPGPYLGGATATISQVDRTGTLSVLAKGLASSQNAGGDTFGIADLAFLNDSLYALVAGGGCSHGNPDLPNGIVKVNLKNGKWNYITDLSLFYIQHPAAYVDAPDFEADGVPYSMLSFKNALFTVEANHGQITRTAVSGSTTLVTDLSVSQGHIVPTGIAASGGNLYVGNLGLFPILTQRERVITLSKDLNFVDTTPGLETTPAEVSKFRVAASRAGFTTIVSLKFGPDGLLYALEISPNAGYPTPGAGEVVRLSRAGVIETVVSGLTLPTGMAFGPDNALYVSNFGDGPIGGGQVLRFMVP, encoded by the coding sequence ATGAAAGCTCTCAGTCGAATCGGCGGTTTGACGTCTGCCGCATTGCTGCTCACCCTCTTTGCGGCGCCTTGCCGTGCCCAACTCACTCCAACCTCTGCCACCGTCTCCGCCTCCGGCCTGAACGGTCCTCGGGGCCTGGTATTTGGTCCCGACGGTACGCTTTACATCGCTGAAGCCGGAACGGGCGGCTCGAATTCCACGAACGGGGCATGCGCTCAGGTAGTAGGGGGCCCCGGTCCTTACCTGGGAGGAGCGACGGCAACCATCTCCCAGGTAGATCGGACCGGTACTCTTTCCGTGCTGGCAAAAGGGCTCGCCTCATCCCAAAATGCCGGCGGAGACACCTTCGGGATCGCGGATCTCGCCTTCCTGAACGACTCACTTTATGCACTGGTCGCTGGAGGGGGTTGCTCGCACGGAAACCCTGACCTCCCTAATGGCATCGTCAAGGTCAATCTGAAAAATGGAAAGTGGAACTACATCACGGACCTCAGCCTCTTCTATATCCAGCATCCTGCAGCCTATGTTGATGCCCCCGATTTTGAGGCTGATGGAGTTCCTTATTCCATGCTGTCGTTCAAGAATGCCCTCTTTACCGTGGAGGCAAACCACGGGCAGATCACCAGGACAGCGGTCAGTGGCAGCACGACACTCGTGACCGATCTTTCCGTGTCGCAAGGGCACATCGTTCCGACCGGAATTGCTGCGTCAGGCGGTAACCTCTACGTCGGCAATCTCGGCCTCTTTCCAATCCTCACGCAGCGAGAGCGTGTGATCACGCTCTCAAAGGACCTCAACTTTGTGGATACCACGCCGGGCTTGGAGACCACGCCGGCGGAGGTGTCGAAGTTCCGGGTAGCCGCATCACGTGCCGGCTTTACCACCATCGTCAGCCTGAAGTTCGGGCCTGACGGCCTGCTCTATGCCTTGGAGATCTCCCCGAACGCGGGATACCCGACTCCAGGCGCCGGAGAAGTTGTCCGTCTATCCAGGGCAGGCGTCATCGAAACAGTTGTGAGCGGCTTGACCCTCCCAACGGGCATGGCCTTCGGCCCCGACAACGCACTCTACGTTTCTAACTTCGGTGATGGTCCGATAGGCGGTGGTCAGGTGCTTCGCTTCATGGTGCCGTAA
- a CDS encoding group II truncated hemoglobin has translation MQTVFKAAGGTDGMRRLAEAWHHRVLADEVVAHAFSHGFHSDHVERLAAYWAEALGGPPAYSSSYGDESKVVRMHSGNGEHDEMDARAIACFDQALLDVGFASSGTLHQVLHDYFAWATKTTMSRYARSADDVPNGLSIPRWSWDGLQK, from the coding sequence ATGCAAACGGTCTTTAAGGCCGCAGGTGGGACCGACGGCATGCGTCGCCTTGCGGAAGCCTGGCATCATCGCGTACTGGCCGACGAAGTCGTCGCGCACGCGTTCAGCCATGGCTTCCACTCCGACCATGTCGAGCGCCTGGCTGCGTACTGGGCCGAAGCGCTCGGAGGGCCACCAGCCTATTCCAGCAGCTATGGTGACGAGAGCAAGGTCGTCCGTATGCACAGCGGAAACGGGGAGCATGACGAAATGGACGCCCGTGCGATCGCCTGTTTCGATCAGGCTTTGCTCGATGTCGGATTCGCCAGCAGCGGGACTTTACACCAGGTACTGCACGATTATTTTGCCTGGGCGACCAAGACGACTATGTCACGCTACGCTCGCTCGGCCGACGATGTGCCGAACGGCCTAAGCATCCCGCGCTGGTCCTGGGATGGACTCCAGAAGTAA
- a CDS encoding S1 family peptidase, with protein MQVTAGVLVGLSCTLSWMISACQAPAQEASFHEQSAIVTITATTPLKTRIGSGAFIGPGGYILTCYHVVQDARNLVVFSAGSVSHDVTVVAYAPERDLAILRLKEVPNVVSSLHIAPGKPAHLLGSKFYVYGRIEGLQRQVIGASATDDDTVLANDLALDDAPKTNSALRIIPMNIGAVKGMSGGPVLSANGVIGVVAGTIPGQATLSWAIPVWGLKINEMRQIRLTPDKVSWLPLGTRFSSALNVDFEVPSSIAGTELNFVQAFDEAQSEYRHFVIVLAKYLDNADLIVRALDEIPKESQGRYPAQIRSDPAYSELNARLSGLFARSRELQAEWDTALEKALYAGTQSDQDIAILKQSIMRNMQSLPESGLHSELMTELLSEFASSQRLTEAHRFPAIKQPAKQLMDADSVTVRELRQFIVETRANLGEVLLPAFTDRVSEFFAAQRSVAEPLQQLLVAAANGTPTSDQPLH; from the coding sequence ATGCAAGTGACAGCCGGGGTGTTAGTAGGACTGTCGTGTACGCTCTCGTGGATGATATCTGCTTGCCAGGCCCCGGCCCAAGAAGCCAGTTTCCATGAACAAAGCGCCATCGTCACGATCACAGCGACTACTCCGCTCAAGACTCGCATTGGCTCAGGCGCATTTATCGGTCCTGGCGGGTACATCCTAACCTGCTATCACGTGGTGCAGGACGCTCGCAATTTGGTCGTATTCAGCGCCGGAAGCGTCTCGCACGATGTCACCGTTGTGGCCTATGCCCCAGAACGCGATCTCGCGATTCTGCGGCTGAAGGAAGTTCCCAATGTGGTCAGCTCATTGCACATTGCACCCGGTAAACCCGCGCACCTTCTAGGCAGTAAGTTTTATGTCTATGGTCGAATCGAAGGGCTCCAACGCCAGGTGATCGGGGCTTCGGCCACGGACGATGACACGGTGCTCGCAAACGATCTCGCTTTAGACGACGCACCTAAAACGAATAGCGCACTCCGGATCATTCCCATGAATATAGGCGCGGTGAAGGGCATGAGCGGAGGACCCGTTCTCTCGGCAAACGGAGTGATTGGCGTTGTCGCCGGCACGATCCCCGGCCAAGCGACGCTGAGCTGGGCCATCCCGGTCTGGGGTCTAAAAATCAACGAAATGCGTCAGATCAGGCTTACGCCGGACAAGGTCTCATGGTTGCCGCTGGGGACTCGGTTCTCTTCCGCCCTGAATGTCGACTTTGAGGTTCCCTCCTCCATCGCTGGAACCGAGCTGAACTTCGTCCAAGCTTTTGACGAGGCCCAATCGGAGTATCGGCACTTCGTGATCGTCCTGGCGAAGTATCTTGATAACGCAGACCTCATTGTCCGGGCCCTCGATGAGATCCCAAAAGAGAGCCAGGGTCGGTACCCAGCCCAGATCAGAAGCGATCCTGCCTATTCAGAACTCAACGCTCGACTGAGCGGCCTCTTTGCACGATCCAGGGAACTGCAGGCCGAGTGGGATACGGCCCTTGAGAAAGCTCTCTATGCAGGTACTCAAAGCGATCAGGACATTGCAATACTCAAGCAAAGCATCATGCGCAATATGCAGAGCCTGCCTGAATCCGGGCTGCACAGCGAACTGATGACAGAACTTCTGAGTGAGTTCGCATCCTCACAACGATTGACGGAGGCTCACCGCTTCCCAGCGATCAAACAACCGGCAAAGCAACTTATGGATGCGGACAGCGTAACGGTTCGGGAACTGCGTCAATTTATCGTTGAGACGCGAGCGAATTTGGGAGAGGTGCTTTTGCCTGCCTTTACCGATCGGGTCAGTGAGTTCTTTGCCGCGCAACGATCTGTTGCGGAACCTCTCCAGCAACTGCTGGTCGCCGCCGCCAACGGCACACCAACTTCAGATCAACCGCTCCACTGA